A genomic window from Sulfurospirillum diekertiae includes:
- the mqnE gene encoding aminofutalosine synthase MqnE, protein MTLIEKLENNERLSLDDGIALYDLDLFTLGKYANQRRKNLHGNKVFFNVNRHINPTNICKDICKFCAFSANRKNPNPYTMTHEEILKILDHSVNDNHITEVHVVSAHNPATGLEWYLEIFSKIKARFPHLHVKALTAAEINFLATEYHLSFEEVIDKMIAHGVDSMPGGGAEIFDEGVREYICKGKVSSTEWLHIHELWHKKGHESNATMLFGHVEKREHRIDHMLRLRDLQDRTHGFNAFIPLVYQRDNNYLKVDDFLSSTEILKTFAISRLMLDNINHIKAYWATSTINLALVAMEYGADDLDGTIEVESIQSAAGANSAKGLGMQSILELIETSGFTAVERDSLYNELKTY, encoded by the coding sequence ATGACGCTTATCGAAAAACTCGAAAATAACGAACGCTTAAGCCTTGACGATGGTATAGCGCTCTACGATCTTGACCTCTTTACGTTAGGTAAATATGCTAACCAAAGACGCAAAAATCTTCATGGTAACAAAGTTTTTTTCAATGTCAACCGACATATTAACCCTACGAATATCTGCAAAGACATCTGCAAGTTTTGCGCTTTCTCTGCCAACCGTAAAAATCCAAATCCTTATACGATGACCCACGAAGAGATCTTAAAGATTTTAGATCATTCGGTAAATGACAACCATATTACTGAAGTGCATGTGGTCTCTGCTCACAATCCTGCAACGGGACTTGAGTGGTATTTGGAGATTTTTTCTAAAATCAAAGCACGTTTTCCGCATTTACATGTAAAGGCTTTAACCGCAGCTGAGATCAACTTTTTGGCAACAGAATACCATCTCAGTTTTGAAGAAGTCATTGATAAGATGATTGCGCATGGTGTGGATTCAATGCCCGGTGGTGGCGCTGAAATTTTTGATGAGGGTGTGCGTGAGTACATTTGTAAAGGTAAAGTCAGTTCAACGGAGTGGTTGCACATTCATGAACTCTGGCATAAAAAAGGGCATGAGTCCAATGCCACGATGCTCTTTGGACATGTGGAAAAACGTGAACATCGCATTGATCATATGCTTCGCCTTCGTGACTTGCAAGATCGGACACATGGCTTTAATGCATTTATTCCCCTTGTCTATCAACGCGACAATAACTATTTAAAAGTAGACGATTTTTTAAGCTCAACTGAGATTCTCAAAACCTTTGCGATCAGTCGTCTGATGCTTGACAACATCAACCACATCAAAGCCTACTGGGCAACATCAACGATCAACTTAGCGCTTGTGGCGATGGAGTACGGTGCGGATGATCTAGATGGTACGATTGAAGTGGAATCCATCCAATCTGCCGCAGGTGCGAACAGCGCCAAAGGGCTTGGAATGCAAAGTATTTTAGAGCTGATTGAAACGAGTGGTTTTACTGCCGTTGAGCGTGATAGCCTCTACAATGAACTCAAGACATATTAA
- a CDS encoding DUF3696 domain-containing protein: MKIENIQIKNFKSLRDIEITLKGLTLITGINSSGKSTFIQSLLLLKENRELINQIVTNSMMMSSMKEHSEPLRTHIIKLVEDTKNQPLSLEGEYIHLGDKKDIFNQEVYEEDISILISTLPLKEISFTINYNNLSLSTTSPIPISNVINLFSDDFQYLNTDRIQPSRTYELSERHVRKNLLGTKGEYTAHYLDENRHKPLNIKALKHNDAKTDRLLDNVSFWLSEISNGIEVLPKKHLDTHQASLSYQYTYGENTTNEYSPLNVGFGITYVLPIIVAILKSKPGDLLIIENPESHLHPAGQAKIAKLCAIAVSNGVQIIVESHSDHFLNAIRVATKQNILKPEDSVIYYFSKRSDLMETKVEQLLIDENGKINKSWPKGFFDEYDKQLDQLITW, from the coding sequence ATGAAAATTGAAAACATACAAATTAAGAATTTTAAATCGCTTAGAGATATTGAAATAACATTAAAAGGGTTGACACTCATTACGGGGATCAATAGTAGTGGTAAATCAACATTTATCCAATCACTATTGTTATTAAAAGAAAACCGAGAGTTAATTAATCAAATAGTTACTAACAGTATGATGATGTCTTCCATGAAAGAACATTCAGAGCCTTTAAGAACACATATTATAAAGCTTGTCGAAGATACCAAAAATCAACCATTGTCTTTGGAGGGCGAATATATTCATCTTGGCGATAAAAAAGATATATTTAATCAAGAAGTCTATGAGGAAGATATAAGTATATTGATAAGTACTTTGCCATTGAAGGAAATAAGTTTTACTATAAACTATAATAATTTGTCATTGAGTACTACATCCCCAATTCCTATATCAAATGTAATTAATTTGTTCTCTGATGATTTTCAATACCTTAATACGGACAGAATTCAACCTAGTAGGACGTACGAATTATCCGAACGTCATGTTAGAAAAAATTTGCTAGGCACTAAAGGTGAATATACAGCTCATTACTTGGATGAAAATAGACATAAGCCTTTGAATATTAAAGCATTAAAACATAACGACGCAAAAACTGATAGGCTTTTAGACAATGTATCATTTTGGCTTAGCGAAATAAGTAATGGCATAGAGGTACTCCCTAAAAAACATTTAGATACACATCAAGCAAGTTTATCGTATCAATATACTTATGGAGAAAATACGACTAATGAGTATAGCCCTTTAAATGTAGGCTTTGGAATTACCTATGTATTACCAATTATCGTGGCAATATTAAAATCAAAACCGGGTGATTTGCTTATCATCGAAAATCCAGAATCTCATCTTCACCCTGCTGGGCAAGCAAAAATTGCAAAATTATGTGCCATTGCAGTATCCAATGGCGTTCAAATTATTGTGGAGTCTCACAGTGACCATTTTCTCAATGCAATTCGAGTCGCTACAAAGCAAAATATTCTAAAACCTGAAGATTCTGTTATTTATTATTTTAGTAAGAGAAGTGATTTAATGGAGACAAAAGTAGAGCAACTTTTGATTGATGAGAACGGTAAAATTAACAAAAGTTGGCCAAAAGGATTTTTTGATGAGTACGATAAACAATTGGATCAATTGATTACATGGTAA
- a CDS encoding DUF262 domain-containing protein, with the protein MLILEKNNIEIEDSEENEYESGNNVITNPFSTKDIAINNRIVVLPSLVTKLTHDEIDLNPEFQRNEDLWDRKKMSRLIESILLKLPLPVFYFDVSTPEKWIVVDGLQRLSSIKKFMVDKKLKLQNLEFLTELNGKSYDDLDRNLKRVIEDTQLITYQIEAQTPKKVRYSIFHRINTGGLVLNAQEIRQALNQGGQGVKFLKDIAENEVFKTIVGLKSNRMSDRELVLRFVAFKLPTYQEFTFNNMGEFLDDSMDKLDKIKDEVLLENLKKDFLETLEFTENILGAGHRFSRSIANDDKTKSLNRSLFDVVTVCFSNIQNKEKFLERKDLFVEKFLKLLKDEQSDFTNAITKGTSGKGAVETRFKIMNGLIKEVIDEN; encoded by the coding sequence ATGCTTATATTAGAAAAAAATAATATTGAAATAGAAGATAGTGAAGAAAATGAATACGAGAGTGGCAACAATGTTATTACGAATCCATTTTCAACTAAAGATATTGCAATCAATAATAGAATTGTAGTTCTCCCCAGTCTTGTAACTAAACTAACACATGATGAAATTGATTTAAATCCTGAGTTTCAAAGAAATGAAGATTTATGGGATAGAAAAAAAATGAGCAGACTTATCGAGTCTATCTTACTAAAGCTTCCACTACCCGTATTTTATTTCGATGTGAGCACTCCTGAAAAATGGATTGTTGTTGATGGGCTTCAAAGGCTTTCTAGTATTAAGAAATTTATGGTCGATAAAAAATTAAAACTTCAAAACTTGGAATTTTTAACTGAACTTAATGGCAAAAGTTATGATGATTTAGATAGAAATCTTAAACGAGTTATTGAAGATACACAACTTATAACTTATCAGATCGAAGCACAAACTCCCAAAAAAGTTCGTTACTCTATCTTTCACCGTATTAATACGGGTGGACTTGTTCTTAATGCACAAGAGATACGACAGGCTCTTAATCAAGGAGGGCAAGGTGTGAAATTCCTCAAAGATATTGCCGAAAATGAAGTTTTTAAAACTATTGTAGGTCTCAAGTCAAATCGTATGTCTGATAGAGAATTAGTATTAAGATTTGTTGCTTTTAAATTGCCAACTTATCAAGAGTTTACATTCAATAATATGGGTGAATTTTTGGACGATAGCATGGATAAATTGGACAAAATAAAAGATGAGGTTCTTCTTGAAAACTTAAAAAAAGATTTTTTAGAAACGCTTGAATTTACAGAAAATATTTTGGGAGCAGGGCATCGTTTTAGTAGATCTATTGCCAATGATGATAAAACAAAATCTTTAAATCGTTCATTATTTGATGTGGTTACTGTTTGCTTTAGCAATATTCAAAATAAAGAAAAATTTTTAGAAAGGAAAGATTTATTTGTTGAAAAATTTCTAAAACTTTTAAAGGATGAACAAAGTGATTTTACTAATGCCATTACTAAAGGTACTAGCGGTAAAGGGGCAGTAGAAACACGGTTTAAAATTATGAATGGGTTAATTAAAGAGGTCATAGATGAAAATTGA
- the trpB gene encoding tryptophan synthase subunit beta, whose translation MQKPYLRAFPDAKGYFGKFGGAYLPPELEAQFKKIEEAYLTIGNSHDFIRELRDIRKHYQGRPTPVYYAKRLSEYVGGARIYLKREDLNHTGAHKLNHCMGEALLAKYLGKKKLIAETGAGQHGVALATAAAYFGLECEIHMGEVDIAKEHPNVVRMRVLGAKVVPVSFGARTLKEAVDSAFVAYLQDPENSIYCIGSVVGPHPFPMMVRDFQSVVGIEAREQFLEMTGNLPDNLVACVGGGSNAMGLFSAFIEDPCEMYGVEPGGKGTKLGEHAASLTYGSEGILHGFNSIMLKNEEGEPAAVHSVASGLDYPSVGPEHAYLNSISRTKVGIANDAETIQAFYDLSHYEGIIPALESAHAVAFAMKLAKEKPYESILVNLSGRGDKDIDFVVENYKPEDYM comes from the coding sequence ATGCAAAAGCCGTATTTAAGAGCTTTCCCTGATGCAAAAGGCTATTTTGGAAAATTTGGTGGAGCTTATTTACCACCTGAACTCGAAGCGCAATTTAAAAAGATTGAAGAGGCGTACTTAACCATCGGTAATTCGCATGATTTTATCCGCGAACTTCGCGATATTCGCAAACATTATCAAGGTCGTCCCACACCAGTATATTATGCCAAACGTCTTAGTGAATATGTTGGAGGCGCACGTATTTACCTCAAACGTGAAGATTTAAACCACACGGGTGCGCACAAACTCAATCACTGCATGGGTGAAGCACTTTTGGCGAAATACTTAGGCAAGAAAAAACTGATCGCAGAAACGGGAGCGGGGCAACACGGTGTCGCACTTGCCACGGCGGCAGCATACTTTGGACTTGAGTGTGAGATACATATGGGTGAAGTGGACATCGCTAAAGAACATCCTAATGTCGTACGTATGCGTGTTCTTGGCGCAAAAGTTGTACCGGTGAGTTTTGGCGCTAGGACGCTCAAAGAAGCAGTGGATTCTGCTTTTGTAGCGTACTTGCAAGACCCAGAAAATAGCATCTACTGCATCGGCTCAGTCGTAGGCCCTCATCCGTTTCCGATGATGGTACGTGACTTTCAAAGTGTGGTCGGCATCGAAGCACGTGAGCAATTTTTAGAGATGACAGGCAATCTTCCCGATAACCTAGTTGCGTGCGTCGGTGGTGGCAGTAATGCGATGGGACTTTTCTCCGCGTTCATTGAAGATCCATGTGAAATGTATGGCGTTGAACCAGGAGGCAAAGGCACAAAACTCGGCGAACATGCCGCGAGTCTCACCTATGGAAGCGAAGGCATACTGCATGGTTTTAACTCCATTATGCTGAAAAATGAAGAGGGTGAACCTGCTGCCGTTCATTCGGTAGCAAGTGGTTTAGATTACCCTTCCGTTGGACCTGAACATGCGTATCTTAACTCTATTTCTCGCACCAAAGTTGGCATTGCCAATGACGCGGAAACCATTCAAGCCTTTTACGATCTAAGCCATTACGAAGGCATTATCCCAGCGCTTGAGAGTGCCCATGCAGTCGCCTTTGCGATGAAATTGGCGAAAGAAAAGCCGTATGAGTCTATCTTGGTTAATTTGAGTGGACGAGGCGATAAAGATATTGATTTTGTGGTGGAAAATTATAAGCCTGAGGATTACATGTAA
- a CDS encoding HD domain-containing protein, which yields MEIEEIIEDLIDKNADDFEISKLIKEHIKNYLGSLNEIFVENQGKDFLVKHAKQIDQFIILIYKYTLRKYFGNYMPFVNSIPVVLVGMGSYGREELCVYSDTDLMVVYKALPGYNIEPMIQSMLYLAWDAGIKLGHRTHKLEELVPASNQDLTIKTAMLESRFLCGSKLLWMETERELLKIQRWQKKEVIQQIVEANEERRAKHPMSMEPNIKEGVGGLRDANTLSWICKILFGNMRIRDRVPEIIDEEEYREFRSSLEFLFRVRSALHLSAKKKQDVLNLEFIPDVAEKLGFENKILKNAQMQLASKTMSAMHTIDVTCKIFMRKLTSSILSQPTRLSALKRGRVEKGLYVVDHCVFASFKKPSPSLSVVLAQLQQFDDPKLSFDISYVHYIKNAHFAPHNSKKIYKQFRALLFQQNLYTLFSLLYEASLLQQLIKPVRQILNLAQFDGYHKLPVDIHSLHTLYHLENIKEPFIKSLFDDLCPEGKALIKLVAFLHDIGKGRKGDHSELGAKIFRAYAMKLEFSEQAIETGITLIKNHTLMSNTANREDIYDERVVLAFISKLQNPQILKLLYILTYADTNAVNDNIYTGFVAKLLREFYNYSLDMFDKEELIDETTKRLRKENSLKKSPEFLALSKALQKKTLSVQSNFFFLKLKPNAIVQIVKEADETPIDSYCYKINNDSHLSITVIRGKSFNIGYLLGKLSYLDLVQMDIYKLFDGKKYFQIDFNEKVTENDIELICELIDNSFDMSKKVTLKKPIILKNEINIDCEHSKSYALMHVNTKNQHGLMAYLMSVFDEHGIDIAMAKIQTIKNRTRNLLLIEKTARLCNNGQNILDYFY from the coding sequence ATGGAAATCGAAGAGATTATTGAAGACCTAATTGACAAAAATGCCGATGATTTTGAAATATCAAAGCTCATTAAAGAACATATTAAAAATTATCTTGGTTCATTGAATGAAATTTTTGTCGAAAACCAAGGTAAAGATTTTTTAGTCAAACATGCTAAGCAGATTGATCAATTTATCATTCTCATTTACAAATACACCTTACGCAAATATTTTGGCAATTATATGCCTTTTGTCAACTCTATCCCTGTCGTGCTGGTTGGTATGGGAAGTTATGGAAGAGAAGAGCTCTGTGTCTACTCAGATACGGATCTGATGGTTGTGTATAAAGCACTTCCAGGCTATAACATCGAGCCTATGATCCAGTCAATGCTGTATCTTGCATGGGATGCAGGCATAAAACTCGGACATCGCACGCATAAACTTGAAGAGTTAGTACCTGCTAGCAACCAAGATCTCACCATCAAAACAGCGATGCTAGAATCTCGCTTTTTATGCGGTTCAAAACTTTTATGGATGGAAACCGAACGTGAACTCTTAAAAATTCAACGTTGGCAAAAAAAAGAGGTGATTCAACAGATCGTTGAAGCCAATGAAGAAAGACGTGCCAAACATCCGATGAGCATGGAACCTAACATCAAAGAAGGGGTGGGAGGGCTCAGAGATGCCAATACACTTTCATGGATTTGCAAAATTCTCTTTGGAAATATGCGCATACGTGACCGTGTGCCTGAGATTATTGATGAAGAAGAGTACCGAGAGTTTCGAAGTTCATTAGAATTCTTATTTCGTGTACGTTCAGCCCTACACCTCAGTGCTAAGAAAAAACAAGATGTACTCAACCTTGAATTTATCCCCGATGTGGCTGAAAAACTAGGCTTTGAAAATAAAATCTTAAAAAATGCCCAAATGCAACTTGCCTCCAAAACGATGTCGGCAATGCACACGATTGACGTTACATGTAAAATCTTTATGCGTAAGCTTACCTCCTCTATCCTCTCGCAACCAACACGTTTGAGTGCTCTCAAACGTGGTCGTGTCGAAAAAGGACTTTATGTGGTCGATCATTGTGTTTTTGCCTCTTTTAAAAAACCGAGTCCAAGCTTGAGTGTCGTTTTAGCACAACTGCAACAGTTTGACGACCCAAAACTTAGCTTCGACATTAGTTATGTGCATTACATCAAAAACGCTCATTTTGCACCCCATAACTCCAAAAAAATTTACAAACAGTTCAGAGCACTTTTATTTCAACAAAATCTTTACACTCTTTTTAGCCTTCTGTATGAAGCTTCGCTTTTGCAACAACTCATCAAGCCTGTACGCCAAATTCTCAACCTTGCGCAGTTTGATGGTTATCATAAACTGCCTGTGGATATTCACTCTTTGCACACACTCTATCACTTAGAAAACATCAAAGAGCCTTTCATCAAATCACTCTTTGACGATCTCTGTCCTGAAGGAAAAGCGCTCATAAAACTGGTCGCATTTCTACATGACATAGGCAAAGGAAGAAAAGGCGATCACAGTGAACTGGGTGCAAAAATCTTCAGAGCCTACGCGATGAAATTAGAGTTTTCAGAACAAGCGATTGAGACGGGCATTACGCTTATTAAAAACCATACACTAATGAGCAATACGGCAAACCGCGAAGATATTTACGATGAAAGAGTTGTCCTTGCCTTTATTTCAAAGCTTCAAAACCCCCAAATTTTAAAGCTACTGTATATTCTCACCTATGCGGACACCAACGCGGTCAATGACAATATTTACACCGGTTTTGTTGCCAAATTACTGCGTGAATTTTACAATTACAGCCTTGATATGTTCGATAAAGAAGAGCTCATCGATGAGACGACTAAACGTTTGCGCAAAGAAAATAGTCTTAAAAAAAGTCCTGAATTTTTAGCCCTTTCCAAAGCATTACAGAAAAAAACACTCTCGGTACAATCCAATTTCTTTTTCCTTAAGCTGAAACCAAATGCTATTGTCCAAATTGTCAAAGAAGCAGACGAGACACCTATTGACTCTTACTGTTATAAAATTAACAACGATTCGCACCTCAGCATCACGGTGATCCGAGGTAAAAGCTTTAACATCGGTTACCTCTTAGGAAAACTCTCCTATCTTGATCTGGTTCAGATGGATATTTACAAGCTCTTTGATGGCAAAAAATACTTCCAAATCGACTTTAATGAGAAAGTCACAGAGAATGATATTGAGCTGATTTGTGAGCTTATCGACAACTCATTTGATATGAGCAAAAAAGTTACATTGAAAAAACCAATTATTCTTAAAAATGAGATTAATATTGACTGTGAACACTCCAAATCGTATGCATTGATGCACGTCAATACCAAAAATCAACACGGTCTTATGGCATATTTGATGAGTGTGTTTGATGAGCACGGAATTGATATTGCAATGGCAAAGATTCAGACTATTAAGAATAGGACGCGGAACCTACTTTTAATCGAAAAGACAGCGCGCTTATGCAACAATGGACAAAATATACTAGATTATTTTTATTAA
- the glmS gene encoding glutamine--fructose-6-phosphate transaminase (isomerizing) translates to MCGIVGYIGTKEKRNFLLGGLKELEYRGYDSAGIAVLKEGEITAFKATGKLTNLARKVENFHSEGFGVSIGHTRWATHGKPTEANAHPHWGEFSYIIHNGIIENYKEIKDELLKDGVKFLSQTDTEVAVHLFEKNVRELKDCFKAFEKTVASLQGAYAILLISKKAPDVIFFAKNAVPLLLGKSTSGEVYFSSSDAPLIGLVQEVVYLEDGEYGWAKNQEITLLNNHVPQHLDFKTLTHDKLSAQKDGYRYFMEKEIYEQSLVVGETLMGRIKDNSIILDELSSLDLTHIDAIKICACGTSYHAALSACYMFERLAKIRCNVEIASEFRYKEPLLDTRTLFIVISQSGETADTLEALKMAKQSGMRTLAICNVDNSSIVRTADMTILTRAGIEKGVASTKAFATQVITLWLLTLYVGEHKKSMDALTLQSEIAALLRVPLILKVSETTHEKIRRLSKRYLHGHGFFFIGRDIFYPLALEGALKLKEISYLHAEGYPAGEMKHGPIALADSELFTIALMPKNLLYDKMKSNVEELSARDSTLLVISPEPFELADDFIKTKPHTHMMGEFFEMMLITQLLALEISIRLGNDVDMPRNLAKSVTVE, encoded by the coding sequence ATGTGTGGAATTGTTGGCTATATTGGAACAAAAGAAAAACGCAATTTTTTGCTAGGTGGTCTCAAAGAACTTGAATACAGAGGGTATGATTCAGCAGGAATTGCCGTCCTTAAAGAGGGCGAAATTACCGCGTTTAAAGCCACAGGAAAACTCACGAATCTTGCTCGCAAAGTGGAAAACTTTCACTCAGAAGGATTTGGTGTCAGCATCGGACATACGAGGTGGGCAACACATGGTAAGCCAACCGAAGCCAATGCACACCCTCACTGGGGAGAATTTTCGTACATCATTCATAACGGTATCATCGAAAACTACAAAGAGATCAAAGACGAGCTTTTAAAAGATGGTGTAAAATTTTTAAGTCAAACCGATACAGAAGTGGCGGTTCACCTATTTGAAAAGAACGTCAGAGAACTAAAAGATTGTTTTAAAGCATTTGAAAAAACGGTTGCTTCATTGCAGGGCGCTTACGCTATCTTGCTAATCAGTAAAAAAGCGCCCGATGTTATCTTCTTCGCCAAAAATGCCGTTCCTTTATTGCTCGGTAAAAGTACGAGTGGTGAAGTTTATTTTAGCTCTTCAGATGCACCCCTTATCGGACTTGTTCAAGAAGTTGTTTACCTTGAAGATGGCGAATATGGTTGGGCAAAAAATCAAGAAATCACCCTTTTGAACAATCATGTACCACAACATCTTGACTTTAAAACACTAACGCACGATAAACTCTCAGCCCAAAAAGATGGTTACCGCTACTTTATGGAAAAAGAGATTTACGAACAATCTTTAGTGGTGGGTGAAACATTAATGGGTCGAATCAAAGACAATTCGATTATCTTGGATGAACTCTCTAGTCTTGATCTTACCCATATTGATGCCATTAAAATCTGCGCCTGTGGTACCAGTTATCACGCGGCTCTAAGTGCGTGTTATATGTTTGAACGCTTGGCAAAAATTCGCTGTAATGTGGAAATTGCCAGTGAATTTCGCTATAAAGAACCACTTTTAGATACACGAACGCTTTTTATTGTTATTTCACAAAGCGGTGAAACGGCAGACACACTAGAAGCACTCAAGATGGCAAAACAGAGTGGTATGCGAACCCTCGCCATCTGTAATGTCGATAACTCTTCAATTGTGCGAACCGCCGATATGACTATTCTCACTCGCGCCGGTATCGAAAAGGGTGTTGCAAGCACAAAAGCATTTGCAACGCAGGTCATTACACTTTGGCTTTTGACTCTTTATGTGGGTGAGCACAAAAAAAGTATGGATGCTCTAACGTTGCAAAGCGAAATTGCAGCCTTACTTCGTGTCCCGCTCATTCTCAAAGTCAGTGAAACAACCCATGAAAAAATTCGCCGCCTCTCCAAACGTTATTTACACGGGCATGGCTTTTTCTTCATTGGTCGCGATATTTTCTATCCACTTGCACTTGAGGGCGCACTGAAACTCAAAGAGATCAGTTACCTTCATGCAGAAGGTTACCCCGCAGGAGAGATGAAACACGGTCCTATCGCACTTGCCGATAGTGAGCTTTTCACCATTGCGCTAATGCCCAAAAATCTCTTATACGATAAAATGAAAAGTAACGTTGAAGAGTTGAGCGCACGTGATTCTACCCTCTTGGTGATCAGTCCAGAGCCATTTGAATTAGCCGATGATTTTATTAAAACGAAACCTCATACACATATGATGGGAGAATTTTTTGAGATGATGCTCATTACCCAACTCCTTGCTTTAGAGATTTCGATTCGCCTTGGAAACGATGTGGATATGCCTCGCAATCTTGCAAAAAGTGTGACCGTAGAATAA
- a CDS encoding GGDEF domain-containing protein — translation MQKKLSLIIVGTIFISFMLLMVISALSIRNLGIKNAEEKAQIIANLVQDGLSAHMLSGTMAQREFFLKKISTAKGVDALWVVRSNSVINQFGKGFSNEVARDSIDEEALNSATVHKQIIEDSGNVKLRVTTPYIATEHGTPNCMQCHQTKEGEVLGSISIVFDITEARTNGILNALMILGFSIVIMLLVFLIINRSMRPLMEIFHSITFVMNKAQEGEYVRRVRCSSQEKEYQNVKFGINSLLDKLEGTLTDIEMTVKKFLALSPNHQPDLLLETQSIVHELSDIYQFKRTIEFDEDKEQVYHRIGSILQHDIGLKDFVLIESGKNDIHPNIVFDASSQKRSINLNCRALRTKQTVTSDQFRDICGLCNTSASHLCIPYLISSDLELLLSIWERTPEELTHTKTLLPKIQNYIDAARPELVSKNLTEILKVSSTTDALTELYNRKYLDEYIEKALSQAKRNGIIYGILMIDIDWFKMVNDTYGHDIGDRAIKALSQALKANIRESDTAFRFGGEEFLVLLYECEDAMVMQIAEKIRLAFEKMPIQSNTSATFYKTLSVGASIFPKDSDSLWKCIKFADIALYNAKDSGRNCCKRFDPSMIETKELRNDF, via the coding sequence ATGCAAAAAAAGCTTTCTTTGATTATTGTTGGAACGATTTTTATCTCATTTATGCTATTAATGGTTATATCAGCACTTTCTATCCGCAATTTAGGAATCAAGAATGCTGAAGAAAAAGCACAAATTATTGCCAATTTAGTGCAAGATGGACTGAGTGCTCATATGCTTAGCGGCACAATGGCTCAAAGAGAATTTTTTCTCAAAAAAATCAGTACGGCAAAAGGTGTCGATGCTCTCTGGGTCGTACGCAGTAACTCGGTCATCAATCAATTTGGCAAAGGATTTAGCAACGAAGTAGCACGCGACAGTATTGATGAAGAAGCTTTAAACAGTGCTACCGTGCATAAACAAATTATCGAAGACTCCGGCAATGTCAAATTACGCGTCACAACGCCTTATATCGCAACCGAGCATGGTACGCCCAACTGTATGCAATGCCACCAAACCAAAGAAGGGGAAGTGCTAGGCTCTATTAGTATCGTCTTTGATATTACCGAAGCACGTACGAATGGCATTTTGAATGCTTTGATGATTTTAGGCTTTTCAATTGTGATCATGCTGTTGGTCTTTTTGATCATCAATAGGTCTATGCGCCCTTTAATGGAAATTTTCCATTCCATTACGTTTGTTATGAACAAAGCACAAGAGGGTGAATACGTCAGGCGTGTACGCTGTTCAAGTCAAGAAAAAGAGTACCAAAATGTAAAATTTGGTATCAACTCTTTATTGGATAAACTGGAAGGGACACTTACGGATATTGAGATGACCGTCAAGAAATTTTTGGCACTCTCACCTAATCACCAACCTGATCTTTTGTTAGAAACTCAAAGCATTGTCCATGAACTCTCAGACATCTATCAATTTAAACGTACGATCGAATTTGACGAAGATAAAGAACAAGTCTATCATCGTATCGGTTCTATTTTGCAACACGATATTGGACTGAAAGATTTTGTACTCATCGAATCAGGGAAAAATGACATTCACCCCAATATTGTCTTTGATGCTTCCTCTCAAAAGCGTTCGATTAATTTAAATTGTCGCGCATTACGCACCAAACAGACCGTTACATCCGATCAATTTCGTGATATCTGTGGATTGTGCAACACCTCTGCATCCCACTTGTGTATTCCTTATTTGATTAGCAGTGATTTAGAATTGCTTTTAAGTATCTGGGAACGAACGCCTGAAGAGCTGACCCACACCAAAACTCTGCTTCCAAAAATACAAAATTACATTGATGCCGCACGTCCAGAATTGGTCAGTAAAAACTTGACGGAAATTTTAAAAGTCTCTTCTACTACCGATGCTTTGACAGAGCTTTATAACCGCAAATACCTTGATGAATACATCGAAAAAGCGCTTTCCCAAGCGAAACGCAATGGCATTATCTATGGTATTCTCATGATTGACATTGACTGGTTTAAGATGGTCAATGATACTTATGGACATGATATTGGAGATCGCGCGATAAAAGCCCTTTCACAAGCACTCAAAGCCAATATTCGTGAATCCGATACAGCTTTTCGCTTTGGTGGTGAAGAATTTTTGGTTTTACTGTATGAATGCGAAGATGCGATGGTCATGCAAATTGCAGAAAAGATACGCCTTGCCTTTGAGAAAATGCCTATTCAGTCCAATACGAGTGCTACATTTTACAAAACACTGAGTGTAGGGGCATCTATCTTTCCTAAAGATTCTGATTCACTCTGGAAGTGTATTAAATTTGCAGATATTGCGCTTTACAATGCAAAAGATAGTGGTCGCAATTGTTGTAAACGTTTTGATCCAAGTATGATTGAAACCAAAGAACTTAGAAACGACTTTTAA